The window GCCCGCCGGGGACCAGTGCGGGACGTACGGGTCGTGGTAGCTGACCGAGGCGCCGCGTTCCGTCAGGCGCAGGGCGATCTCCTGGGCGGCGGCGCCCTGCTGGTCGGCGACGTCCGGCTTGTAGGTGACGCCGAGCAGCAGCACGCGGGCGGCGCGGGCGGACTTGCCGTGCTCGTTGAGGAGCTGGGTGGCGCGCTGGATGACGTACTGCGGCATACGGGCGTTGATGTCGCGGGCCAGCGAGACCATGCGCAGGCCGTTGCCCGGAGTGGCGTCGGCGTGCGGCAGGCAGCTGGGGTCCAGCGGTACGCCGTGGCCGCCGACGCCGGGGCCGGGACGGAACGCCTGGAAGCCGTACGGCTTGGTCTCGGCGCAGCGGATGACGTCCCACAGGTCGACGCCGAGGTCGTGGCAGAGCACCGCCATCTCGTTGACCAGGGCGAGGTTCACGTGCCGGTAGTTGGTCTCCAGGACCTGCACCGTCTCGGCCTCGCGGGGGCCGCGGGCGCGGACCACCTTGTCGGTGAGGCGGCCGTAGAAGGCGGCGGCGGACTCGGTGCAGGCCGGGGTGAGACCGCCGATGACCTTGGGGGTGGCGGCATAGCCGTGGGCACGGTTGCCGGGGTCGGTGCGGCCGGGGGAGTAGGCGAGGTGGAAGTCGCGGCCGGCCCTGAGGCCCGAGCCGGACTCCAGCAGCGGCCGCAGGAACTCCTCGGTGGTGCCGGGCCCCGCCGGGGTCTCCAGGATGACCGTCGTGTGCGGGCGCAGCCGGGCCGCGAGCGCCCGGGCGGCCTCGGCGAGCGGCACCAGGTCGACGCCGCCGGACGGGCCGGGGGGCGCCGG is drawn from Streptomyces diastaticus subsp. diastaticus and contains these coding sequences:
- a CDS encoding nucleotide sugar dehydrogenase, coding for MPADLAVIGLGSHGLPLAQAAVGAGVDTVGYDPARARDLASGRLPGTGAEGALTAADVRRMLSGGFRPTADPIELGRVRTAVICAPAPPGPSGGVDLVPLAEAARALAARLRPHTTVILETPAGPGTTEEFLRPLLESGSGLRAGRDFHLAYSPGRTDPGNRAHGYAATPKVIGGLTPACTESAAAFYGRLTDKVVRARGPREAETVQVLETNYRHVNLALVNEMAVLCHDLGVDLWDVIRCAETKPYGFQAFRPGPGVGGHGVPLDPSCLPHADATPGNGLRMVSLARDINARMPQYVIQRATQLLNEHGKSARAARVLLLGVTYKPDVADQQGAAAQEIALRLTERGASVSYHDPYVPHWSPAGRPVPRADSLYEAAAEADLTILLQNHRTYDLQGLAVKAQLLLDTRGTTPAGAAHRL